One window of Mixophyes fleayi isolate aMixFle1 chromosome 3, aMixFle1.hap1, whole genome shotgun sequence genomic DNA carries:
- the LOC142145022 gene encoding uncharacterized protein LOC142145022, which produces MSALEFQEGELEEILIYEDLFLEYFNAFLALPAFPVRLFYDRLTGNVRELDGVLQDNLGEYGANDLQRERTMYWMRQERLSLFRKSSLYLQYKLAKLLLRPLEDPQPVSRYGIRGYSRQTNSAALSTSYSSTAPHPLSSHSILPERSVGLVRRLPSRVHSTPAASGYESETYMLSLLEEYRDVIMSLYQPLDSHILDDGLYTSFNYSETRECDAQDSPAFQNQTDPPVLPADIEDARTEARDMEWTDSEQGMEWTDIYTITEEEEDFLKQHNLTKATLQQLKEEALSTRVGMGVFISFLQGTLGSHLLHFWMDCEEFKEKSVDLEINHSPEDARHLCVHLFRIIQNKYRLYLSPECQEQIRLGQQNWGPSYHALRRSQYDALRRLRSYWIPRFFIHQQRQHLIRHEKSKKLESISPENSDIRPDLMDSAIGGTRLLLTPGQRGSDNAMTSTSHQGAHWSTKSCSKSPLDKLVPALKNDRGAGGVFMYYLQRFEPQQNAQIFLLWQELSEYGDWGPGPGTSGSQRRVIGRNGDTYPPSSIPHADAGYVYTEHTDRTQLSDLASAGRWALAALCDPWIRFLNYDITVFLKYCVPASYNKMEETETSAMTSGQNRTNKDKRQRALTYEDNKKIRRKKDRLMVPGPVTGYLSQSQQELPLEMLQHKAVYRAYRKVVQETEEPQTLKILDIFHALQSNKDRKMLGLIQKVLELDDIQNPQLQVLRKHLTNDLSKGRISSLSIKQATVFLSTLLASSFNTFWGEMLGRLKDYGVEQSGNEAWARLEPIIQALTTKMILKRLHGQRSDVFYPARMQPSVEDISAFNRALQLASQGWPTPEVLHFLRYLQAHGPQEGLPLLENNLLCCLEVQKYKNSHHSMPDRGLLRRKVNVIKERFLLPQTNPVLQLSPELLETAMQVAASAAHADLPSASIFNQLQESLSDSLLPFWAGFRKTWLMRSPASAQRVPLLRAQQMLRRRLALFQLDETPRRTFHLPPVQHPPEQEPPSMVTFSFSITHGVTLKEKSLPGRDSETPPDSRRTPQPGVLPPKSTTPPADING; this is translated from the exons CTCTGGAGTTCCAAGAGGGAGAACTGGAAGAGATCCTCATCTATGAAGACCTTTTCTTGGAATATTTCAATGCATTTCTCGCCCTTCCA GCCTTCCCAGTGAGGTTGTTCTACGACCGGCTGACTGGAAATGTTCGGGAGCTGGATGGGGTCTTACAGGATAATCTGGGGGAGTACGGGGCCAATGACCTTCAACGGGAGAGGACCATGTACTGGATGAGACAAGAGCGACTGTCATTGTTTAGAAA GTCTTCACTCTATTTGCAATATAAATTAGCAAAGTTGCTGCTCCGTCCCCTGGAAGATCCACAACCAGTCAGCCGCTATGGCATCCGTGGGTACAGCCGCCAGACCAACAGCGCTGCACTGTCCACCAGTTACTCTTCTACGGCTCCTCACCCGCTGAGCTCGCACAGTATCCTGCCAGAGAGATCGGTGGGGCTGGTACGGAGACTTCCTAGTCGTGTCCACAGCACACCTGCGGCTTCAG GGTATGAATCTGAGACTTACATGCTCTCTCTCTTGGAGGAATACAGAGATGTCATCATGAGCCTCTACCAACCCCTCGACTCTCACATTCTGGACGACGGACTCTACACGTCCTTCAACTACAGCGAAACCAGAG AATGTGATGCCCAGGACTCCCCAGCTTTCCAGAACCAGACAGACCCCCCAGTTCTCCCAGCAGACATTGAGGACGCCAG GACAGAGGCTAGAGACATGGAATGGACTGATTCGGAGCAGGGCATGGAGTGGACGGATATTTATACAATCACTGAGGAGGAAGAAGACTTCCTGAAGCAGCACAATCTGACTAAGGCCACCCTGCAGCAGCTGAAGGAGGAGGCTCTGAGCACG AGGGTAGGCATGGGGGTGTTTATAAGCTTCCTCCAGGGAACTCTGGGATCCCACCTTCTCCATTTCTGGATGGACTGTGAAGAGTTTAAGGAGAAGTCTGTAGACCTTGAGATCAATCACAGCCCAGAGGATGCCAGACACCTGTGTGTTCACCTCTTCAG GATTATCCAGAACAAGTACAGGCTGTACCTGAGTCCCGAGTGTCAG GAGCAGATACGACTGGGTCAGCAGAACTGGGGTCCATCGTATCACGCCCTCCGCAGATCACAATACGATGCCCTAAGACGCTTGCGTTCCTACTGGATCCCAAGATTTTTCATTCATCAGCAGCGGCAACACCTTATCag ACACGAGAAGAGCAAGAAGTTGGAGTCGATATCTCCAGAGAACTCAGACATTCGGCCAGACCTCATGGATTCAGCAATAGGTGGCACCAGATTGCTGCTCACCCCAGGGCAGAGAGGCAGCGATAAT GCTATGACCTCCACCAGCCACCAGGGGGCGCACTGGTCTACGAAGAGCTGCAGCAAATCTCCATTGGACAAACTGGTTCCAGCCCTGAAGAATGACAGAGGGGCCGGGGGGGTCTTCATGTACTATCTTCAGAG GTTTGAACCTCAGCAAAACGCTCAGATTTTCCTTCTGTGGCAAGAACTGAGTGAATACGGAGACTGGGGCCCGGGGCCCGGCACCAGCGGGAGTCAGCGCAGAGTAATAGGGCGTAACGGTGATACATACCCGCCATCTTCCATCCCACACGCAG ATGCCGGTTACGTCTACACTGAGCACACGGATCGCACACAACTGTCAGATTTGGCGTCGGCCGGCCGCTGGGCGCTGGCCGCTCTGTGTGACCCCTGGATACGTTTCCTGAATTATGATATCACCGTGTTTCTGAA GTATTGTGTTCCCGCTTCCTACAACAAGATGGAGGAGACGGAGACCTCGGCAATGACCAGCGGACAGAATAG GACAAACAAAGACAAAAGACAGAGGGCTCTGACCTACGAAGACAACAAGAAGATCAGGAGGAAGAAAGACCGTCTGATGGTGCCAGGGCCAGTAACCGGATATCTCAGCCAGTCCCAGCAAGAGCTGCCTCTGGAGATGCTGCAGCACAAAGCGGTTTATAGGGCATACAGAAAGGTCGTACAGGAAACAGAGGAACCACAGACGCTGAAGATTCTGGACATTTTTCATGCACTGCAGAGCAACAAAGACCGGAAGATGTTGGGATTGATACAGAAGGTTCTAGAGTTGGACGATATCCAGAACCCACAATTGCAAGTGCTCAGGaaacatttaacaaatgatcTTTCCAAGGGTAGGATAAGCAGCTTGTCCATTAAACAAGCTACAGTCTTTCTCAGTACACTCTTGGCTTCATCCTTTAATACATTTTGGGGTGAGATGCTTGGTCGGTTGAAAGACTACGGAGTAGAACAGTCGGGAAATGAGGCATGGGCCAGACTTGAGCCGATTATTCAGGCACTAACCACCAAAATGATACTGAAACGTCTCCACGGCCAGAGGAGCGATGTGTTTTATCCAGCAAGGATGCAGCCGAGTGTAGAAGACATATCTGCCTTCAACCGTGCCCTTCAGCTGGCATCTCAGGGGTGGCCAACACCAGAAGTCCTACACTTCCTGAGATACCTTCAGGCACATGGGCCACAAGAGGGTCTTCCTCTGCTAGAGAACAACCTGCTGTGCTGCCTGGAGGTGCAGAAGTATAAGAACTCCCATCATTCTATGCCAGACCGAGGCCTCCTGCGGAGGAAGGTGAACGTGATAAAGGAGCGATTTCTCTTACCGCAGACGAACCCGGTGCTACAG TTATCCCCGGAGCTCCTGGAGACGGCGATGCAGGTAGCAGCGTCCGCGGCACACGCCGACCTCCCCTCTGCCTCCATATTTAATCAGCTCCAGGAGTCGCTGTCTGACTCATTGCTGCCATTCTGGGCTGGATTTCGGAAAACGTGGCTGATGCGTTCCCCGGCTAGTGCACAGAGAGTCCCGC TGCTCAGGGCCCAGCAGATGCTCAGGAGGCGCCTGGCCCTGTTTCAGTTAGACGAGACGCCGCGGAGAACCTTCCACCTGCCCCCTGTGCAGCACCCTCCAGAGCAAGAGCCACCATCCATGGTCACCTTCAGCTTCAGCATTACCCACGGGGTCACCTTAAAG GAGAAGAGTTTACCGGGCAGAGACTCAGAGACCCCACCAGACAGCAGAAGGACGCCCCAGCCTGGGGTCTTACCCCCAAAAAGTACGACCCCTCCAGCTGACATTAACGGGTGA